From uncultured Campylobacter sp., a single genomic window includes:
- a CDS encoding cupin domain-containing protein, with protein MQRIFHIKDAICSDERAVKTTFFTTETTCSAVWIVKRGQVVAPHIHPGGDDVWICLSGRGVFYPSKGEEVPICAGDLIISKSGECHGMKNTGDEDFVFASVTAPIPCGYEAL; from the coding sequence ATGCAAAGAATTTTTCATATAAAAGATGCTATTTGTAGCGACGAGCGAGCCGTAAAAACGACATTTTTTACTACGGAAACCACTTGCAGCGCGGTTTGGATCGTCAAACGCGGCCAGGTCGTAGCGCCGCATATTCACCCCGGTGGCGATGATGTGTGGATCTGCTTAAGCGGACGCGGCGTGTTTTATCCGAGCAAGGGTGAGGAGGTGCCGATCTGTGCGGGTGATCTAATCATTTCCAAAAGCGGGGAGTGCCACGGTATGAAAAATACGGGCGATGAGGATTTTGTGTTTGCAAGCGTTACGGCGCCGATTCCGTGCGGCTACGAAGCGCTTTGA
- a CDS encoding DKNYY domain-containing protein encodes MYEDFTQEPKDERAQKKRKARARKVEADRKPARDAPRGMPLWRKIVLGAIFAFAAFSVLALFAVINSSDDYSPRDDEQIKYSDFYKKGDEIYALVVGAGYFAIPDADAVSFRVLDFGSGYRSNVAADKNAVYCGNIAMSELEPARTKAVAFGYVSDGQVSYFCDGEAVRNDALGAFKLTYETLAHIFWDAPKPQSYLYKFKRMDAADLRQIAGMYYAAQGSRAFYKGEVLPGADAASLRQIEGSDGRASEVYSADGANVYFKNLRLDARDNGGHYELLRQWLDYFLWDAKSGDVFANDLKFDLAAAPYTPLNRQLAHSNHLLFASPGGIYYFDENDGKQKRAADNPFAGEIHALSGSVFQSGERIYFLERADVWGGGRSTRRLVARKSGLFALDLPHEWRKVGGVHGGLYGWVYSNGGRFFYFDDLGSSQLIDRCIYEIRDLNLVEILLQKSSLGTSKIREMIKSGGLEAVDGELLFEVKTRVEF; translated from the coding sequence ATGTATGAAGATTTTACGCAAGAGCCAAAGGATGAGCGCGCGCAAAAGAAGCGCAAAGCTAGGGCGCGCAAGGTAGAAGCAGATCGTAAGCCGGCGCGAGACGCGCCTCGGGGCATGCCGCTTTGGCGCAAGATCGTGCTTGGCGCGATATTTGCATTTGCGGCTTTTAGCGTGCTCGCTCTGTTTGCGGTTATAAATTCCAGCGACGACTATTCGCCGCGGGACGATGAGCAGATCAAATACAGCGATTTTTACAAAAAAGGAGATGAAATTTACGCTCTCGTGGTGGGCGCGGGCTATTTTGCGATACCGGACGCGGATGCGGTGAGCTTTCGGGTTTTGGATTTCGGCTCCGGCTACCGCTCCAACGTCGCGGCGGATAAAAACGCCGTATATTGCGGAAATATCGCGATGAGCGAGCTAGAGCCCGCGCGCACGAAAGCCGTAGCGTTCGGATACGTAAGCGATGGGCAAGTTAGCTATTTTTGCGACGGCGAAGCGGTGCGGAACGACGCGTTGGGAGCGTTTAAGCTTACTTATGAAACCTTGGCGCATATCTTTTGGGATGCGCCCAAGCCGCAAAGCTACCTCTATAAATTTAAGCGAATGGACGCTGCGGATCTACGTCAAATCGCGGGTATGTATTACGCTGCGCAGGGCTCGCGCGCGTTTTATAAGGGAGAGGTTTTGCCCGGCGCTGATGCCGCGAGCCTGCGCCAGATAGAGGGAAGCGACGGCAGGGCGAGCGAAGTTTATTCCGCGGACGGCGCGAACGTGTATTTTAAAAACCTGCGCCTTGACGCGCGCGATAACGGCGGGCATTACGAACTTTTGAGGCAGTGGTTGGACTATTTTTTGTGGGATGCGAAAAGCGGCGACGTTTTTGCGAATGATTTAAAATTTGACCTCGCCGCCGCGCCCTATACTCCGCTAAATAGGCAGCTCGCGCACTCAAACCATCTGCTTTTTGCCTCCCCTGGCGGCATCTACTATTTCGACGAGAACGACGGAAAGCAAAAGCGCGCGGCAGACAATCCCTTCGCGGGCGAGATCCACGCGCTTAGCGGCAGCGTATTTCAAAGCGGCGAGCGGATATATTTTTTGGAGCGCGCGGATGTTTGGGGCGGTGGCCGCAGCACTCGCAGGCTGGTCGCTCGCAAAAGCGGACTTTTCGCGCTCGATCTGCCGCACGAGTGGCGTAAAGTAGGCGGCGTGCACGGCGGGCTATACGGCTGGGTCTATTCAAACGGCGGGCGATTTTTCTACTTCGACGATCTGGGCTCTTCGCAGCTGATAGATCGGTGCATTTATGAGATCAGAGATTTAAACTTGGTTGAAATTTTGCTTCAAAAAAGCAGCCTTGGCACGAGTAAAATTCGCGAGATGATAAAGAGCGGCGGGCTTGAGGCGGTGGACGGCGAGCTGCTTTTTGAGGTAAAGACGCGGGTGGAATTTTAG